A window from Bufo bufo chromosome 1, aBufBuf1.1, whole genome shotgun sequence encodes these proteins:
- the CHRNB1 gene encoding acetylcholine receptor subunit beta yields the protein MRGTGVEADNSEGSLRDKLFEDYNVHVRPIRTPQEKVTVQVGMVLSQLISLNEKDEELTTKGFMNLAWNDRRLTWNPKQYNGIETLRIPSEKVWKPDIVLMNNNDGEFDVALEVEVLVNWQGNVTWHPPSLYHSSCSIEVLYFPFDWQNCSMVFRSQTYGAEEITLQHPRDSQGREITQVVIFPNTFTENGQWEINHRSSRKNTLLTDPTYEDITFYLVIRRKPMFYIVNIIIPCVLITILAIFVFYLPPDAGEKMTLSIFALLTLTVFLLLLADKVPETSLEVPIIVNYLMFTMILVTFSVILSVVVLNLHHRSPNTHHMPQWVRQIFILLLPRYLGISRPKPEPPITTPPPSRTVPAPRHADEYFIRRPENDFIFPKQERYQAESFSRDMKWFLDGPSLGLTLPPDLQSAVSAIRYLAQQLQEQEDYDTLKEDWQYVAMVVDRMFLWTFIIFTSLGTLTIFLNASFNRPPEVPFP from the exons GGGTCGAAGCTGATAACAGCGAGGGCTCTCTGAGGGACAAATTGTTTGAAGATTACAATGTTCATGTCCGACCAATAAGGACTCCTCAGGAGAAGGTGACGGTCCAAGTGGGGATGGTCCTCTCCCAACTCATCAGCCTG AATGAGAAGGATGAAGAGCTTACAACTAAGGGCTTCATGAATCTG GCCTGGAATGATCGTCGATTGACCTGGAACCCCAAACAATATAATGGCATTGAGACCCTTCGAATCCCCTCTGAAAAGGTGTGGAAGCCAGACATAGTCCTCATGAACAA CAATGACGGTGAGTTTGACGTTGCGTTAGAGGTGGAAGTCCTGGTTAATTGGCAAGGGAATGTGACGTGGCACCCGCCATCCTTgtatcacagcagctgcagcattGAG GTTCTGTACTTTCCTTTCGACTGGCAGAACTGCAGCATGGTGTTCAGATCTCAGACCTACGGAGCAGAAGAGATCACACTGCAGCATCCCCGAGACTCCCAAGGAAGGGAGATAACTCAAGTGGTAATCTTTCCGAACACCTTCACGG AGAATGGTCAGTGGGAGATAAACCATCGATCTTCTCGTAAGAACACGCTACTCACAGACCCAACGTATGAAGACATAACGTTTTACTTGGTGATTCGCCGGAAACCCATGTTCTATATCGTTAACATCATCATCCCTTGTGTCCTCATCACCATCCTGGCCATCTTTGTGTTTTATCTACCCCCGGATGCAG GTGAGAAGATGACCCTTTCCATCTTCGCCCTCCTCACCCTCACTGTCTTCTTGCTGCTTCTGGCTGATAAAGTCCCGGAGACCTCGCTGGAGGTACCCATCATTGTCAACTACCTGATGTTTACCATGATCCTTGTCACCTTCTCCGTCATCCTGAGTGTGGTCGTCCTGAATCTGCATCACCGCTCACCAAACACGCACCATATGCCCCAGTGGGTGCGGCAG ATCTTTATCCTTCTTCTGCCCCGATACCTTGGGATCAGCCGCCCTAAACCTGAACCTCCTATAACCACCCCTCCACCATCACGTACAGTACCAGCTCCGCGACACGCTGACGAGTACTTCATACGCAGACCGGAAAATGACTTCATCTTCCCCAAACAGGAACG GTACCAGGCCGAGTCTTTCTCCAGAGACATGAAGTGGTTCCTGGATGGTCCCAGTCTGGGTCTCACCCTCCCTCCAGATCTACAGTCTGCGGTCAGTGCCATCAGATATCTCGCCCAACAGCTACAGGAGCAGGAAGACTATGACACT CTGAAGGAGGACTGGCAGTACGTGGCTATGGTGGTCGACCGCATGTTCCTCTGGACCTTCATCATCTTCACCAGTCTGGGTACCCTGACCATCTTCCTGAATGCCAGCTTTAATCGCCCGCCAGAAGTGCCGTTTCCCTGA